DNA sequence from the Acidimicrobiia bacterium genome:
TCTGGGCCACCATCGAAGCGTGCCTGCCCGGGCTGAGGGACCGCGTTACTGAGTCGATACTGATGACGCCGGATGACCTCAGCGCGCGCACGGGCGCAACCAACGCCGCAACCCATCTCGCTCCGACGTTGGATCAACTGCTCGGCGACCGTCCGGTGCGCGGAAGCGCACAGCATCGCTTGGGAGTGCCGGGGATTTATCTCACCGGTGCGGGGACGCATCCAGGGCCGAGCGTCAGCGGCTTGCCTGGCCGCGCGTGCGCTGAAGCGGTGCTTGCTGATCTCGCCCGCAGTAATGGTCGAGGTCGTCGCGCCCAGCGAGCGCGATGGATGGGTGCGGAAAGGTCGCGGGCGAGGAACCTCGTGAGACTGACGCGGCAGGTACGCAGCGGCTGACGAGCTGCGTCCGTGCTGGGGGGGCACTGCGTTGTGACGTGGTCTAGACCGAGGCCGAGAGCTCGGAAAGCCGGGCTACCGCAGGTGCACACGAGCGCTCGATCCAGGCGGCTGGCTCTTCGTTTGGTGGCATTACCTTGACGGACTGGATGCCGAGCACGGCGTAGTTCGTCATCTCTTCGACGAAGGTATCGACGTCGTCGGCAAGCAGGGTCTCTCCGTTGTACAGGATCGTCTTGCGGATGGCGCTGTAGTCGCGGCCAACGTCATCACAATGCCTCCGCAACACATCGAGTTTGTGCGCGACGACCTCAGGCGAAGCCGGGAGCAAATTGCACGCGTCCGCGTATTGGGCGACCAACCGAAGCGTCTTTTGCTCGCCACTACCCCCGACGAGGACCGGCGGACTGGGCACGCTCAACGGCGAGGGCGAGCACAGGGTTTCGTCAAGCTGGTAGTAGCGCCCTCGGAACGGGCCATTGTTTCTCGGGTCCCACATCTGGCGGCAGAGCTGAAGCACTTCCTCCAACCGCGCGAAACGCTCGGTCAATGGCGGGAGTGGCACACCGAGACCGCGGTGCTCCCGCTCGTACCAGGCTGCCCCGATCCCCAGGGCCGCCCGACCACCGGACAGCACGTCGAGGGTTGATACGACCTTGGCAAGAAGTCCTGGGTGTCGATAGGTGACGCCGGTCACGAGTAGGCCCAGTTGCACGCTCGACGTGTTCGCCGCGAGGAAGCCAAGGGTGGTGTAGCCCTCGAGCATGGGGTCCTCCGCCGCGCCCATGCGGTCGATCTGGAAATAGTGGTCCATGACGGACAGCCAGGTGGCGCCAGACGCCTCTGTTGCCTCGGCAATGTGGACAAGCTCGGAGACGATCGTGGATGTGGAGCCGCGAAAGGTGAATACGGGGATGTGAATGCCGAGTTCCAATGAGCCTCCTGGATCCAGGCTACCGAAGGCTCAACTTGAGCTGGGTAGGCACGGTAGGGGCGAGCACCGTACAGATGCGTGTGCCGAACATCTCGTCATGATTGTGGAGGCTGCTGGTGCACATTGCCCGGACCGCTGTCCATCGGTGCCGATCGTGGTCAAGATGGCGGATTCGGTCGGCAACGAAGGCGGAGGGTTGGGCCAGACGCAAGGATAGGGCGGCGCATCCTCGACTCCCTCGCTCGAAGAGCAAGGGGAAGAGTGCGCCGCCCTACCGCTGATCTACTCCGCTGGGAGCTCGCCGATGACGCCCTCCACAAACAACGTGGACATCTCTTCAAGATCGGCGGTCTCGCCAGCTGCTACGACGACCGTTCCGTCTTGCCGATTGATGGGGCCTCCGAATACTACGAACGACCCATCGGCGATTTCCTTCTGCTTGGCCTTGATCTCCGCACGAACGTCCGCGGGAACATTCTTCTTGCTGATGAAGATCTTCACCAAGCCGTCAGCCGTGCTGCCGAAGTAGCCCTCTGCACTCCATGAGTCGTCCATGACAGCCTCCGCCCTCGCCACGAAGTAGGGACCCCACTTCGCATAGGGCGCGGCGAGGAACGTCTCCGGCCCGAACTGCTGGACCTTAGGATCGCTGTGACCCATCCACGGCAAGTCCTCATCCAGCGCCACCTGGGCCGCCGCAGGCGACCCGGTCTGCTGCACGATGAGTTCGGCCCCTTCGTCGATGAGTGCTTCGCTTGCCTGCTGGTCCGCAGTTGGGTCATCGAAGTCGTTGGTGAACACGACCTGCACTGTCGCTTCTGGATTCACCGAACGAGCACCAAGGGTGAACGCATTGATGTCCCAGACAATGATCGGGATGGCGAACGGTGCAATCATGCCGTACTTACCCGACGGGACTTCCCGAGCAGCGAGAACACCTGCGAGGTAGTAGGCCTCGAATCGTGCATAGTCGTACGTATTGAGGTTGTCAGCCTGCTGGAACCCGAGCAGATGCTCAAACTTGACGTCGGGATAGTCCGCCGCCGCCGCAAGGACTTGGTCTCCGTATCCGAAGGACTGCGCAAAGATCAAGTCGAAGCCCTCATCCGCGAGCCTCGCGAAGGTCTGTTCAGAGCCAGGCCCTTCGGGGATGTCATCGACCGCTTCGACCTCCGCGCACGGGAGCTTCTTCTGCAGGTACCGTTCGCCGGTCTTGAGACCGCCCTCGAAACCTGGCAGCGAAGCGTCGCCTTCGTAAACCATTGCGACCCGAATGCACGGCTCGTCGTTAGGGCCGGCGACCGCGACGCCACTGCCGGCAGCACTTAGGACGAGCGCTAAGGCAACTGCAATGCCAATTGCCGACGCGCACTTGCCCTTACCTCTTGAAACTCCCACAGGTTCTCCCCCCAAACCAAATTCTTCGTTTGCCGCGTTCAGGCCGAGCCCCCGTGTCCAGCCCTCCAGTCGCACTGGTCGGGACGACCAAGCGCCGTCCGGAACGGAACTTCGGACGAGCTTGCACCCACCCGCCGCCGTCTGGCACCGACGAAATTGATATCACGGCTTGCTCGCGATCGCAACTCAGTCACTATATGATCTGGCCGCACGGGAGTGCTGGGTGGCCCGGGCCGCTGAGGTCCGAAATAGGGGGACTGCTTGCATGTATGCAGCACGCTGGCCGTCATCTGACCAGATTGTCCCTGTAACTCGCGCTTGGTCGGCGCCCTTCGCAGCGCAGGCTTTCCAAGTGGATGTCGGGGTCGGCACCTCGAAGGCCGCGGTGTGTTCGCCTCGAAGGCGAAGAACTCACGACGGGTGGATCCGGAGTATGTCAGTTTTGCGACGGCGGATCGTTCAGCGGCATGCCTTGCAGGTCCGCGGACGGCAGGGAAATCATGTCGGGTCCTGAAGATACAGCGATCGAGGCTATCGGGGTCGACAAGTCGTTCGGCTCGAACCACGCGGTGCGGGGCATGGATTGGGCGGTGCGGCAGGGCGAGGTCCACGCGCTCCTCGGTGAGAACGGTGCTGGGAAGTCGACACTCTGTTCGATCCTTGCCGGCTTGTACCAACCCGATAGCGGGCACATTCGCATCCATGGGGAGCAGCGGGTGCTCTCGAGCCCGCATGACGGCCTCGCGTACGGGGTCGGAATGGTCTACCAGGAGTTTCGCCTCGTCCGGTCGCTAACGGTTGCCGAGAACCTAGGTCTAGCTGCTCCTGATACCGGGGTGTTCGTTCGTCGCCGGGAGCTCGAGCAACGAGCGGCGGCGTTGGTCGAACAGTTTGGCTTGGCGATACCTCAGCGAGCTCGGGTCGGAGACCTCTCGATGGGTGAGCAGCAGCGCGTCGAGATCCTCCAGCTCCTCGTCCGCGATGCTGGAGTGCTGATCCTCGATGAGCCCACATCGGTACTGACTCCCCAGGAGGCCGACGCTCTCTTCAAGACGGTGAGGTCACTTGCGGATTCGGGTCGAAGCGTGGTGCTGGTGTCCCATAAGTTGGACGAGGTCTGCCATGTCGCGGACCGCATCACGGTCCTGCGGGATGGTCGGAAGGTTGGGCAGGTTCAGGCCGACGAGCTCGAGCCCCGAGCGCTTGCCCGGCTCATGGTCGGACGCGAGATCAAGCCGGCATCGAGGACCCGAACCGCACGGAAAGATGCAGTGGCATTGGAAGTCGAGGGGCTTCGGGTCGCCGACGATCGCGGCCGAGAGACTGTGTGCGGAGTGGATCTGGTCGTCCACCGCGGTGAGATCCTCGGCATTGCTGGTGTGTCCGGGAATGGTCAGCGTGAACTAGCGGAAGCGATTGCGGGCACCCGACGCTCGACTGCCGGGACGATCCGAGTCGGAAGCTCGCAAATCGATGTGACTCGGTTTTCAGTGACGGAGCGGGCACGCGTCGGGGTGGCCTACGTGCCAGACGATCGCCTGCACACGGGGACCGCAGCAGGTCTGCCGGCGTGGGTCAACCTGTCCTTGCGGAACTTTTGGCACAGCACCTACCTTCGCGGCCGTCTGCTGATGACACGTCGTCTTCGAGCAAACGCCGACACGCTCATTGGGAAGTTTTCGGTCAAAGGTGTCTCGCGAGACGGACCAGTACGTCAGCTCTCCGGCGGCAATCTTCAGCGCCTCATCCTCGCGCGCGAGTTCGAACACGAGCCCGATGTAGTCGTTGCGGCCTCGCCGACGAGAGGATTGGACGTCGGGGCGGTCGTCGCGACTCATCAACTGCTGTTTCAGAGATGTGAAGCAGGAGCAGGCGTACTTGTGATCTCTGAGGATCTCGATGAGCTGCTCTTGATCTCAGATCGCATCGCCGTGCTGTACGAGGGACGCGTTGTAGGCGAATGCGCTCCCGAAGACATCGATGTCGAGACGCTGGGTGCCTGGATGTCTGGTCATCGAGCGCAGATTGACGAGGCGGTACCACACTCCAACGTCGAACACGGTGCGGCTGCGCTCGGGCTCGTGTCGGACGAGGCGTCGCGTTGACGATCGGTGGGCTGATCCTTCAGGTCCAGCGTCGCGAATCGCCGTCGCGGGCCTTGAAGATTGCGATACCAGTGCTGGGCACGCTGGCTGCGCTCGTGGTGGGCGCGTTCCTCCTCGTGCTCGAGGGTGGCTCGCCTTCGCCATTCACCGTGTACCGAGAAGGACTCGAAGGGGCGTTTGGCAGTTCGTTCGCGGTCCAGGAATCGCTCCTCACCGCGGTGCCCCTCGTCCTGACCGCGGGCGCCGCGGCAGTCGCGTTCCGCGCTTCGATCTACAACATCGGCGGCGAAGGCCAGATGTATGTCGGCGCGATCGCTGGCGCCTTCGTCGGATTGACGTTCGGTGACGATCTCGCTGGGATCGTCGTCATCCCACTCGTGCTCGTCGGCGGCGTCGTGGCAGGTGGCTTCTGGGCGCTGCTCGCGGCGATACCGAAGGCCCGTTGGCAGGTCAACGAGGTCTTGCCCACCTTGATGCTCAACTTCGTCGCGCTCAACTTGATGAATTACTTCATCTTCGGCACGACAAGCATCTTCAGGGATCCGGTCACGAGCACATTCCCAGCGGGAGCCCATCTACCCGATCCGGCAAGACTCCCTGTATTAACCGACCGCCTCGATCTCTCGGTCCTCATTGCACCCGGCGCCATCTTGCTTGTAGCTGCGCTGCTGACATGGACGCGTTGGGGCTTTGCGCTTCGCATCACAGGCGACTCACCGTCGACTGCGAGATACGCCGGGGTGCGACTTCCGCGCATGATCCTGACCGTGATGTTCACCTCCGGCGGCCTCGCCGGCTTGGCCGGCGCAGTTCTCGTTGCGGGCAGAGTGGGCGCCCTCGAACCTCGAACGCTCGCTGTGAACCTCGGATACCTCGGGATCGTGGTCGCGGCGCTCTCGCGGTTGAACCTCGTCGCAGTCATTCCGGTTGCCGTTCTCTTCGGAGCTCTCGATACGGCGAAACCGTCGATGCAAGTTCTCGGGGTTCCGGACGCGCTCATCCTCGTGATTGAGGGTTCGATCCTGTTCTTTGTGATTGTTGGAGATTTCTGGCTTCGCCACACCATCGCCATCACCCGACGCGAAAGTGACCACGACCACTCGGTTGCCCTTGCCGGTGCGCCTCTCGAGGGCACAAGTCGGTCCGCTCGACCCCTCGAGACTGCGGACTCTGAAAAATGAACGACGGGCTGTTCGTGACACTGGTCGTCGCTGGTGTCAGCTTCGGGACGCCGCTCGCGCTCGCAGCTTTGGGGGAGTTGATCTCGCAGCGTTCCGGTGTGCTCAACATCGGCGTCGAAGGCACAATGCTGATCGGTGCGATCTTCGCGTTCTGGGCGACCTCCGCGACCGAGAGTCTGCTGGTTGGATTTCTCGCCGGAATAGCAGCCGGCGCACTCGTCGGAGTCATCTTCGCCATCGCGGCGGTGGGTTTCAAGGCGAACCAGATGGTTCTCGGGTTTGCGCTGTTCCTCACCGGTCTCGGGCTCTCCAGTTACATTGCTACAGCGGCTTCTCTGACAGGTACACGCGCGCCGAGTCATCTTGGTCCGCTGATCTCAGGTGGGATCACCGATTGGCCGTTCTTCGGCCCCGTTCTTTTCGGACAGGATCTTCTCGTCTACGTGTCTTGGATCCTGGTCGCGGCTGCGAGCATCTATCTCCATCGCACACGCCCGGGTCTTGCGCTCCGCGCAGTTGGCGATGATCCAGCCGCGGCTGACAGCCTGGGCATCCGTGTCAACCGGGTGCGTGTCGCCCATGTCGCTGTCGGGTCTGCAGCCGCGGGGCTCGCGGGTGCCTACATCTCGCTCGGGCTCATTCCTGCATGGAGCGACAACATCACGGGCGGAGGTGGATGGGTCGCGTTGTCGCTCGTGATCTTGAGCGGCTGGCGGCCCTGGCGCGTGCTCCTGGCGGCATACATCTTCGGAGCAGCGACGAGGTTGGCCTTTACGTTCCAAGTCCGTGGCATCGGCATTCCCCCCGAGCTCTTGGACATGCTCCCCTATGTCCTCGCGTTCGCACTGCTAATCGCGACGTCGGTTGGATCTGGTCGAGTGGGGGCAGAGCCGACGGCGCTGACCAAGCCCTATTCGCGAGAGGGATCCTGAGCGAGCCGTGTCGCATTGCATGCGCAGCAGACGCCCTCCGGTCTTCGCCCTCTGACGTGAAGAGGGATACCGGTCGCGATGAGTGACGTCGAGAGAGGACCGATCGGAGGGCTCACCGGTCGCACCGTCGTCGTGACGGGTGGCGGAGGCGGGCTAGGGCACGTGACGTGCGTTCGATTCGCGCAGCAAGGTGCCGTCGTGGCCGTGACAGACGTCGACGGCCGCGCAGCAGAGACGACTGCAAGCGTCTTGAACGACGCCGGGGGATCCGCACATGGATTCGAGCTCGACGTCAGCGACGCCGATGCCGTTCAGAGAGCCTTCGATGCGATCGCAGAGCAGCTGGGTGCGCCCAATGTCCTGGTCACACTTGCCGGAGGAAGCCTCGGAACACCGCGCGATCTGGCGGAGATCTCGACGGACGACTTCGACCTTGTGGTTGATGTCAATCTGCGGGGAACCTTCTCATGTTGCCAAGCGGCAGTTCCCCACATGATCGAAGCGGGTGGCGGTGCCATCGTCACGGTGTCGTCGATCGGCGGTCGAACGAACTCGCCCGTCACGGGAGTGCCGTATGCCGCCGCGAAGGCCGGTGTCCTCGGCCTGACGAGGCGCCTCGCGCGCGAAGTGGGCCCATTCGGCATCCGAGTCAATGCGGTAGCACCAGGCCTCTTCTTGTCCGGTCCTCGCCTAGTCGGCATGTGGGAAAGCCTCAGCGGCGAGGAGAAGCGGGAAGTGCTGGACTCGATTCCACTTTCACGAATGCCGGAGCTCCATGAGGCTGCGGACCCGATCTTGTTCCTTGCGAGCGATGCTGCGAGCTACATCACCGGAACGGTCATCGACGTCAACGGCGGGCGGTTCATGGCAGGGTGACACGACGCGCATCTCACGCTCCAGGCTCGAGCGCATGAAGGGGCCGGGATCGGTTCGGTTCTCGGCGTCGTGGCAGCACGATCCAATCCACTCTTATGCGTGACTTCAGCGAGGCGCGGGGGTCGCATGATGTCCTGTTGGCGGTCGCAAGAAATCCGGTATACCGTGCCCCGCGACCGGGTGCCGTATTGGTGAGTCCTCGTCGGCAATCTCAATCGGGGGAGCGAATGCCAGCAGCACTTGAACCCGTCGAGCAGGAAGACATCGCCCTCGAAGTAAACGGCGAGCGTGTCGAGCACCGCGTGCCCGTTCGTCGGCTGCTCGCCGACTTCCTCAGAGACGACCTCGGGCTCACGGGTACTCATCTCGGGTGTGAACACGGCGTCTGTGGCGCGTGCACGGTGGTGATGGATGGCGCGGCAGTGCGCTCGTGCCTCATCCTGGCCGTGCAAGCCGACGGACGACACGTGTCGACGGTAGAAGGTCTTGCGCCGGCCGGGTCTCTGTCAGATCTGCAGGAGGCCTTCCGCGCGTGTCACGCCCTGCAATGCGGCTTCTGCACTCCAGGCTTCTTGATGACCCTGCACGCCGAGGATCCCGCTGAGTGGCAAGGCGAGGATCGAATCCGAGAGTTGCTCTCCGGAAATCTGTGTCGATGCACGGGCTACTCCACGATCGTCGACGCAGTAAAGGCGGCATGGGCGTCGGATTCCCCGGCGGCATCGAGCGGGAAGGGTGGAGCATGACTGCAGATCTCGAGCTCGGCTTGCAGATCCGCCGTTCATTGATCGGGGCGCCCGGGCAGCGCCGCGAGGATCAAGCGTTGCTCGACGGTACGGCAACCTTCGT
Encoded proteins:
- a CDS encoding LLM class F420-dependent oxidoreductase; translation: MELGIHIPVFTFRGSTSTIVSELVHIAEATEASGATWLSVMDHYFQIDRMGAAEDPMLEGYTTLGFLAANTSSVQLGLLVTGVTYRHPGLLAKVVSTLDVLSGGRAALGIGAAWYEREHRGLGVPLPPLTERFARLEEVLQLCRQMWDPRNNGPFRGRYYQLDETLCSPSPLSVPSPPVLVGGSGEQKTLRLVAQYADACNLLPASPEVVAHKLDVLRRHCDDVGRDYSAIRKTILYNGETLLADDVDTFVEEMTNYAVLGIQSVKVMPPNEEPAAWIERSCAPAVARLSELSASV
- a CDS encoding BMP family ABC transporter substrate-binding protein → MGGEPVGVSRGKGKCASAIGIAVALALVLSAAGSGVAVAGPNDEPCIRVAMVYEGDASLPGFEGGLKTGERYLQKKLPCAEVEAVDDIPEGPGSEQTFARLADEGFDLIFAQSFGYGDQVLAAAADYPDVKFEHLLGFQQADNLNTYDYARFEAYYLAGVLAAREVPSGKYGMIAPFAIPIIVWDINAFTLGARSVNPEATVQVVFTNDFDDPTADQQASEALIDEGAELIVQQTGSPAAAQVALDEDLPWMGHSDPKVQQFGPETFLAAPYAKWGPYFVARAEAVMDDSWSAEGYFGSTADGLVKIFISKKNVPADVRAEIKAKQKEIADGSFVVFGGPINRQDGTVVVAAGETADLEEMSTLFVEGVIGELPAE
- a CDS encoding ABC transporter ATP-binding protein, which gives rise to MSGPEDTAIEAIGVDKSFGSNHAVRGMDWAVRQGEVHALLGENGAGKSTLCSILAGLYQPDSGHIRIHGEQRVLSSPHDGLAYGVGMVYQEFRLVRSLTVAENLGLAAPDTGVFVRRRELEQRAAALVEQFGLAIPQRARVGDLSMGEQQRVEILQLLVRDAGVLILDEPTSVLTPQEADALFKTVRSLADSGRSVVLVSHKLDEVCHVADRITVLRDGRKVGQVQADELEPRALARLMVGREIKPASRTRTARKDAVALEVEGLRVADDRGRETVCGVDLVVHRGEILGIAGVSGNGQRELAEAIAGTRRSTAGTIRVGSSQIDVTRFSVTERARVGVAYVPDDRLHTGTAAGLPAWVNLSLRNFWHSTYLRGRLLMTRRLRANADTLIGKFSVKGVSRDGPVRQLSGGNLQRLILAREFEHEPDVVVAASPTRGLDVGAVVATHQLLFQRCEAGAGVLVISEDLDELLLISDRIAVLYEGRVVGECAPEDIDVETLGAWMSGHRAQIDEAVPHSNVEHGAAALGLVSDEASR
- a CDS encoding ABC transporter permease, translating into MLGTLAALVVGAFLLVLEGGSPSPFTVYREGLEGAFGSSFAVQESLLTAVPLVLTAGAAAVAFRASIYNIGGEGQMYVGAIAGAFVGLTFGDDLAGIVVIPLVLVGGVVAGGFWALLAAIPKARWQVNEVLPTLMLNFVALNLMNYFIFGTTSIFRDPVTSTFPAGAHLPDPARLPVLTDRLDLSVLIAPGAILLVAALLTWTRWGFALRITGDSPSTARYAGVRLPRMILTVMFTSGGLAGLAGAVLVAGRVGALEPRTLAVNLGYLGIVVAALSRLNLVAVIPVAVLFGALDTAKPSMQVLGVPDALILVIEGSILFFVIVGDFWLRHTIAITRRESDHDHSVALAGAPLEGTSRSARPLETADSEK
- a CDS encoding ABC transporter permease, with product MNDGLFVTLVVAGVSFGTPLALAALGELISQRSGVLNIGVEGTMLIGAIFAFWATSATESLLVGFLAGIAAGALVGVIFAIAAVGFKANQMVLGFALFLTGLGLSSYIATAASLTGTRAPSHLGPLISGGITDWPFFGPVLFGQDLLVYVSWILVAAASIYLHRTRPGLALRAVGDDPAAADSLGIRVNRVRVAHVAVGSAAAGLAGAYISLGLIPAWSDNITGGGGWVALSLVILSGWRPWRVLLAAYIFGAATRLAFTFQVRGIGIPPELLDMLPYVLAFALLIATSVGSGRVGAEPTALTKPYSREGS
- a CDS encoding SDR family NAD(P)-dependent oxidoreductase — encoded protein: MSDVERGPIGGLTGRTVVVTGGGGGLGHVTCVRFAQQGAVVAVTDVDGRAAETTASVLNDAGGSAHGFELDVSDADAVQRAFDAIAEQLGAPNVLVTLAGGSLGTPRDLAEISTDDFDLVVDVNLRGTFSCCQAAVPHMIEAGGGAIVTVSSIGGRTNSPVTGVPYAAAKAGVLGLTRRLAREVGPFGIRVNAVAPGLFLSGPRLVGMWESLSGEEKREVLDSIPLSRMPELHEAADPILFLASDAASYITGTVIDVNGGRFMAG
- a CDS encoding (2Fe-2S)-binding protein, producing MPAALEPVEQEDIALEVNGERVEHRVPVRRLLADFLRDDLGLTGTHLGCEHGVCGACTVVMDGAAVRSCLILAVQADGRHVSTVEGLAPAGSLSDLQEAFRACHALQCGFCTPGFLMTLHAEDPAEWQGEDRIRELLSGNLCRCTGYSTIVDAVKAAWASDSPAASSGKGGA